cgcacacaacgtgcgggtgtgcggcggcttcataccccgattgtcatttcaacctgtcgcggactctaCTTTTGATTTTATAATAGCTGTTACTGTAGTgtggattttattattaatagtttcaagatgtacctatctataccaactaataattattaaattatgtaCAGAGTTGATCGTGTGGTTTGGCAGACAGGACGGGCTAGTCGTTTCGTTCAAACCAGTCTATAAAGTTTGAGACCTTCAACATttttacctaaataaattaGATTCGTTGTGAGTATAGTATTATATTTAGACTCACTGAACTTAATTAACAACAACTTAACGATGACGTAGAAATGGTATTATGATGATCGCACATTAGATACCTACGAGCCGCACGTGTCACTTGTTCCGCAAATGCCGCACGCACTTACTACATCGTGGTACAGTTTGGTATTTGAAGTAagttaaaaagtagtctatatgaCAGGGGAATGTATCTGCGCTATGTACTTTTTCGCGTAGAAGTAGATTAAAACACCAATCGCGTAGCATCATAGACACTCCCGCCGTGGTGCCTCAGACTATCaaatatttaaatcaaaatcaTCCTTTACGCAAGTTCAAGGCCAAGGTTCTTTTTTCAATCGGTAACCACTTACGTATgcaatactaaaaaaaaatttgaaaaccgatCCAAAACCACGGAGAAATTGGTGTGCATAccgtacattaaaaaaacgcaCTGAGTTGAGAACCGGTGCAAGAAGATAATTTGGAAGTCGGCTAAATATAAAAGACGAAGCTCGCGTCGAGTCCGTGACAGAACGCAAAAAATGCGGGTGCGGAATTCGCGTTTTCATACATGTGCGTCTTTAACGACTAGGCTTGTCTCTAGTATGCGATCATCTTGAATCAACAAAACCGATTTCCATTTTACAACAAAATGTCAATCGTTATAATCGGAATGGCTATGAACTGAATTTATTGTAATTCCTAGATGTGAATGTTACCTCCTCACAATACACGGTTCACAAGTGCCAGGGTTAAGATACGCAGGATGGCACTGGGGGCAAGCTGGGTTCTCCCCGTAACTTGCTCTTCCAGGTCTAGAAACTTCCACTTGGAAGGAAGTCTGGGCAGCGTCATCATCGTACCCTGGATGGGGACTGTCTAAGGGAAACACAAAGTCTGGTACGAAGTATGAACTCGTGTTATACTCTGTGTTACTTGGTTGTATGTCTATAGGTTTGGGGGTTGTGGTAGTGTGATCGCTGAAAGGTCTTTTGCTTGGCTTCACAGGGTTGGTAGCGTTTAGTGCAGTCTCATTACTAAGTTTAGGAGGCTCTAAATCAAACGCTGGTACAGCCCATTTCCATTCATAGTAAATTGGTGGTCCCATTGTCGTTGACGCCAATGGAGTAAAATCAGTTTTCGGAGGCAGAAGTTCTTTAGCTGGTTCCGGTACTGAATTTACATTTGATTCAGTGTTTAATTCCGGGTTTGTCTTGACATTTACCTTTTCAAATCTAGTGCTCTCAGTCGATCCTTTTTTCTTATCGCTTTGTAGAACATTGAAATTATTACCAAAGTTTTTGTTGTTGCGCGGAATTCTATCTTCTTCTGAACTGACTTGGGCATCTGGTAGATGTTTGTTTAGATCTATGATTTCTGATCGTGTCATGGTTGTTTTTATTGAGTCTGGTGAGTTTGGGTCGAAGCGTTTTATGAAGTTGTAAACGGGGTCTTGTGTTTTGACTCTCGCATCAATTTCATATTCTTCAGATTCACTGTCTTTTACTGGTGGTAAAGGAGCCACTAATTCCCTGGACGGAGGTGGGATTTTTACATTTGGTCTTACTTTGTTTGCTTCATACGTTTGTTCAAGTTCTGGTTGGTTGAAAACTATATCCTTTTTAGTGTTGGCATTCGAAGCTGGTTTGAACGTTGGCTTTTCATGATTAACGTTAAATTTGAAGTGGTTTTCATTTATGTCACGGTTGGTGACGGTTGGTCTCTTCGGTTTTTCGTTATTGAAGTGAAAGCTATCTTCACTAGTGTCTATGGTGACAGGAGCTGGTCTCTTGGTCTTCATTGACCACGAGGTAGGCGGTCTGTAGTAGCGCTTGTCACTATCCAAGTCTTCACTGCCGCTTGAGATCGATTCCGAAATTCCCACGATACTGTTATCCGGGTGGAATGGGAACtagaaaaaagaaaaggaatGAGATTAGTTACAGTGTTGATAAATAATGGGAGGTTAAgaggaaaaagaagaaaatgttACGTTCTTTCACATTAAACTTTGTTATGGGTGAAAACACAAATTCCTCTAAAACCAGCAGTCCTTCCCTTAAATTGGCAAATGTTCATGGTGACGGTAAGTATACCCAACCACTGCATTGAAGTACTTAAAAATAGGGGCATGGTTCTctaatctctataatattatctatgtgAACATCTCTTCTATAGAGAAATCTGTTTGAAAATCagaatcaaaataatttatttcatgtagttAGGACAACAgcaataagtcccgcaaattgctaatgcgcgtggccgcctttttagtgatgtcagcactagactgaagtttcgagctgatgctgatggtgtatttttattttggctgacgtcaaaatgacgtcgtttCGATGTGATGTATCACTACGTCTGTGAATCTACCAACTGCACTGGTTCGGACTGCAGATTTCGATTTGCAGAAGTATAGACAGAGATCTCACCTTAGTCTCAGCTTCTTTCAACCCATCGTAGTAGTTGCTGTTGGGAGGCACGGACAGGATGTCCGGCCGAGGAGTCCGCTGGCGCATGTCCGCGTCCGACACGAACGGCTTGTCCCTTTGACCTGATGAAACAATTAGTATTTCTTTTAAGATTAAGTGAACTGATTTTACGAGCTACCTTAGAGCTAAAAATCAAAGATAGTTTCctgaaaatgtgaaaaaaagcGAGAGTCGATCCCCATTTCCAGCACTCATCTTTTtgcgttttaaacaatgaatatcacttgctgtaatggtgaagaaaaacatcatgaggaaacctgaatgccttaCAAATCTccttaatgttctaaaaggtgtgtgtagtctgccaataTGCACTTGGCCACCGTGGACTATCATCTTCTTCTCGAATCGACGGTCCAGAGGCGTCTTTaactatggtgcagggtgtgcggcacacacgggcgccgggtctaagggggcgccgagcgccctctaatgcgacacctccaaagatgcgtcgatgccggcgctctcaaagaccctgcgctcgtgttatggccgaagccgtcatcatttaaaattgcaccatttgcatccgaatttccgtttgaaaatataactgttagtattccattttggcCCTGCTTCTACTAGACTaaagggcgccagggtactggttgcacacgggcgccacaagggctagagatgcctctgcgacggtcacctcaaatacgggcagcccaaaacCAGTACCCTAGCTACAACGTCCTTTAGGCGCTATTATAATcggcataaaataataataaaacaaatggTATAAAAGGTAATGGTATCAATGCTACTGAAGCTTTAAAAGCCTTTTTATTAGGGCAACTAATCGATAACGACTCTAGATACCATCGTTTCGGAATTCCAACAAGATGTATATGAATTAGATATCTTAAATATCGTGAGTGcagcataatattttattaacacaTTACAATAATAGTACGCAAATATGCTCAAATTGATTGATAGGTCGTGTACGAGCTAATGAATTTCAGTTGATACGTAAGAATAGAGCTAAATTAAGGTTGTTTCGTGAGGAGGCATCGACATTCGACCCGCAAGGCTGTGAGATCAGATCGTGAACTGGCCTTTAACGAAGGCAACTATTTGGAACAGATTTAGATGTGCTTCGAAATTAAATGCATTTAGTTAAACTATTTGCAGTAAACAttaacttatatattacttcgtatggacaaaGCTATTGAACAAAGAAAatagcaccgactcagtggtgctttagcaccaatgcaacctcagtgacgtctggatttcaaacgggtcgttcaatcattagtatctaagaggtggcgctgatttatttggttacaaaaccgtgaaaaattttgttcgcttggccatatcttgtcatttatatcgatggctgtAAACAAGCTTTTTTGAGTTTCACTGAAGTTCTTGATAAAAATAGAGAAAAATGTTAGCGTACCtaccgttcctcaaaaggaaaaaaggaacccttataggatccctttgttgtctgtctgtttgtccgtctgtccgtttatctgcctgtctgtcgtgtctgtcaagatacaagaaaacctatagtgtaggtacttcccgttgacctagaatcatgaagtttggcaggtaggtacctaggtcttataacacaagtacagaaataaatccgaaataCATGGATTTATcgttacatcacaataaaattgtacaaataattattaagtatgtacaactttcaaagtaagattaagtaggtagtatactaagtggggtatcatataaaagggctttacctgcagattctataacagattttattaatttttatgcataatggtttttgatttatcgtgcaaaatgtcaaaaaaatacgactgtagtacggatccctcggtgcgcaagtttggctcgtacttggccggttttttatgctTTGAGGGTCTAAAATACTACTTGCTTCTGATACCTATaccgagatagcaatcggggtatggggggGGGGAGATACGCCGACATTTCCCCTACCTAATGACAACAACAACAATCGATGGTTAAATCTAGGTAGCACTTACCTAAGAAAAACATGATTTAAGTTATTTAATAGAtgcctataggtacctagaccATAAATTAATTTGATTCAAGCAACAGTGAAAGTCCAAGGAACTTGCGCAACAGCTTATCTGATACAATGAGCTATTACTGCTATTAGCTTGAAACAGGTACCTTCTCGTAACTAGGAATAATAACTAGCTGCAAGCTAACACAAAGCTACGTACCTAACAAATAGTGCTACCTAACCTAATTTATATTAGCTTAAAGCTATTCACGAATTGTTCTAGTATCCACTGCTGGAACAGCGTGGTATTTGGACACGAGTAGCTGAATTGCTGGCCTAGGCTGTCGCACATGTGGTACATCTGAGATTACTTACCAATGAGCAGGTTGGCGTCATAGTCGCTCTCGGAGTTGGTCCAGTTGACCATGTACCAATGGTCACACACCAGCATCCGCTGCTGGAACAGCGTCGTGTTGGGACACGAGTAGCTAAACTGCCGGCCTAGGCCGTCGCACATGTGGTACACCTGAGATTACGTACCAATAAGCAGATTAGCATCATAGTCGCTCTCGGAGTTGGTGCAGTTGACCATGTACCAATGGTCACACACCAGCATCCGCTGCTGGAACAGCGTTGTGTTTGGACACGAGTAGCTGAACTGCCTGCCTAGACCGTCGCACATATGGTACACCTGGAACCGAAAGAAGTTTATCTATAGAGTACAGTCAAAGTCTCCCACTAAGTGACGCTGGCTACTCAAAAAGCTTTAACCCCCACAACAACTGGAAAGTAAAAAAttctcgcacacgaagggttccgcaccatcgtaatggaagaacactttttatttgtattttttaactaggtgatccccgcgacttcatccgcgtggaaacaggtttttttaaaatcccgtgggaactctgattttccgggataaaaagtagcctatgtcactctccaggtctttatctatacctatgcaaaaatcacgtcggtccgtagctccgttgccgtgattgaaggacacaccaacaaaccaataaaccaaaaaacaagcatttaaataagggtactgattttcacaGTGGGCATTTTGAAACTTTTACGAGCAGTTTACCAGATTTGCAACGCAActcaccagtacccgtagtacaagattt
The Maniola hyperantus chromosome 11, iAphHyp1.2, whole genome shotgun sequence DNA segment above includes these coding regions:
- the js gene encoding uncharacterized protein js isoform X1; amino-acid sequence: MGRGQNSLVCATLASLLVALAQSGALVKSPGTRFTCQGRASGYYADVDTGCQVYHMCDGLGRQFSYSCPNTTLFQQRMLVCDHWYMVNCTNSESDYDANLLIGQRDKPFVSDADMRQRTPRPDILSVPPNSNYYDGLKEAETKFPFHPDNSIVGISESISSGSEDLDSDKRYYRPPTSWSMKTKRPAPVTIDTSEDSFHFNNEKPKRPTVTNRDINENHFKFNVNHEKPTFKPASNANTKKDIVFNQPELEQTYEANKVRPNVKIPPPSRELVAPLPPVKDSESEEYEIDARVKTQDPVYNFIKRFDPNSPDSIKTTMTRSEIIDLNKHLPDAQVSSEEDRIPRNNKNFGNNFNVLQSDKKKGSTESTRFEKVNVKTNPELNTESNVNSVPEPAKELLPPKTDFTPLASTTMGPPIYYEWKWAVPAFDLEPPKLSNETALNATNPVKPSKRPFSDHTTTTPKPIDIQPSNTEYNTSSYFVPDFVFPLDSPHPGYDDDAAQTSFQVEVSRPGRASYGENPACPQCHPAYLNPGTCEPCIVRR
- the js gene encoding uncharacterized protein js isoform X2, which gives rise to MGRGQNSLVCATLASLLVALAQSGALVKSPGTRFTCQGRASGYYADVDTGCQVYHMCDGLGRQFSYSCPNTTLFQQRMLVCDHWYMVNWTNSESDYDANLLIGQRDKPFVSDADMRQRTPRPDILSVPPNSNYYDGLKEAETKFPFHPDNSIVGISESISSGSEDLDSDKRYYRPPTSWSMKTKRPAPVTIDTSEDSFHFNNEKPKRPTVTNRDINENHFKFNVNHEKPTFKPASNANTKKDIVFNQPELEQTYEANKVRPNVKIPPPSRELVAPLPPVKDSESEEYEIDARVKTQDPVYNFIKRFDPNSPDSIKTTMTRSEIIDLNKHLPDAQVSSEEDRIPRNNKNFGNNFNVLQSDKKKGSTESTRFEKVNVKTNPELNTESNVNSVPEPAKELLPPKTDFTPLASTTMGPPIYYEWKWAVPAFDLEPPKLSNETALNATNPVKPSKRPFSDHTTTTPKPIDIQPSNTEYNTSSYFVPDFVFPLDSPHPGYDDDAAQTSFQVEVSRPGRASYGENPACPQCHPAYLNPGTCEPCIVRR